The DNA region CTGTACTCCCTGCTAATCTCCCCAGAGCTGTCTGGCCATTTATGTTTAAGAAGCCCTGATTGTTCCTGCTGACAGCACAGATTTTCATCAGCTCATGACACAGCCTCCCTATCAGCACTTACGCCTGGCTTTCCATCGCCCCCACGCCTGGACGTCTCCAGCACAGCGCGACACCTCTCGCAGCGCCGCCAGGAGTGAGCTCGAGCCCAGCCCTTGGCAGGCAAACCTGCACCTGAGCCCCAGCCTCAGCCAGCAAAAACACCGGAAAAGGCAGCAAAAGGGTCAAAGCAGCACCATCCCCCGGAAGGGGGCTCGGAGACTCCCCTGCGAGGTGCAACTGCGGCTGCACTGCCCAGGTCACGACAACAAACTGCCTTTTCTCGGAACTAAGGGCTCATGGTCTCACAGTGGTCTGCATTTGAACCTTCGAATACCTGGAACTTCGTCCTACAGAATTTCCAGTTTCCCCACCGTCTACGAAAATTTGTGTAGGTGGTTATTGCTACTAAAGAATAATCAACCTTACCAAATCATGTTATTTATTTGGAATAATTTTCCTGCAGATGccctggaaaaaagaaacagaaccaCTTTCATATTACTTTTCCTAGACAGGACTTCTGGAGGAACAGCTCCCTGGACACGAGCTCCCAGGCCGGTATTCCTCAGTTCGGGGAAGCTGCCATGACCCAGAAGCACTGCAGCCCACAGCCAGGGCCGTCCCCTCTCACCACCAGTGCCCTCCCTGCGACCTCTTCCACCATCCACCTACTTTGCACTTAGAGCTAATCACTCAGTAAACCTGAGCTCCTTCCACCTtggagggagcagagaacagGAGATGCATCTGAGCCAACGGAAGCTGGAAAAGCTGCTCCCACTCTGCACATTCTTGTTCAGAGGCACAGATTAAGGCGGGTCTTCTCTGCTGGGTCTTCTCTGTCTAAAAATGCAAGCCAAAAGCATCACCTCCTCAACAAAGTTGCAGACATTTCTCCCCCAAAACAGACAGAGGCGCGGTGTTAGCAGTGAGGCAGCATCTAGTCTCAGAAGTGTCCTGGTATTCAGTCACAGGACACAAAAAGCAGACAGGTATGCCAGAACTGCATCTCACTATCCGCCTGGCTGACTTCAGCCCGCCTGCCATCTTCAGAAATCCGCCACGGCCCGGGAGGACGCTGCCGCGTGCCAGGCGCCGGACCCCAGAGCGGAGCCGCGCTGAGGGCACCCTGGAGAGAACGGGACCCAGCTCGGGCTCAGCCGCCAGGACAGGCGGCCCTTCTGCTCACATTGCTGCGGCCATGTGAGCGGCAGCAGCGAGGCAAGAACCAGCTGTCTGGATAACTGTCCAGACAAACTTAATAGGGCCAAGGAGAAAGTCTGCCAGACCTGGCCGTTCTCCAAGCAGCTCTAGAGCACGCTTCTGCAGCCGCAGATTAACAACGCCTTTGGCTGGGAGCTGCAGTCACCTCTGCgagctgcctgggctgcagatACGGGCTGGGCATAATGCACAGTCCTTCCCAGGGGGCTGTGTGCAGCTATGTGCTACTGATTCCTAGGGATTAAACCCAGCCTCCTCTTAATATCTGTACTTACAGCAATCTTCTTTACCTAAATGGATTCATTAGGAACACTATAAACCACACACGCAAAGCCACTCACTCTACAAGATGCAAGAGACCATTCTGGGAacgctctgccagcctcacgcTCCAATATCTGAGCTGTAGTTTCCACCCTTAACGTGATTCCAATCCTTCCTGTTCCTTGCGCAAGAACCGAGACGTGCTCTACCAACAAGTATctttgtgtggtggtttttttacCAATGGACCACGTGGCAAATGCGGTGCAGAGGTATCCCTTCAGTTCACCGCAGAGCAACTGGCCACTTGCACAACAGCCAGGGTTGCACAGACCCTGTGGGGAGATCAAAACTGCTGCGGGAAGCGGAGTTTACACAGCCGGTTGCCACACCATTTGGTCAGTCGCCTTCCACCTGATAGCCTAATTTAGAGAACAGTGCTGAACTGGAACAGGAATGAACACACAGCTGCAGGTTTAAAAATAGAGCACCCTGCTATTTACAAAGGCTGTGTTTGCCTTTGAGGGCAGATGCGTCCCGTCCACGTCTGCTGCCACACCAGCCTGCGACCTGGCAAGGCAGCAGCTACGCTCATCCTTCCCTTGGGACGTGAAGGAGACTGTGGCAAGCTGCTGCAAAGCCTTGCTGGAGGGAGCACTGTGACACACGCTCCTGTCACCCAGGAGCACCAGAGAAGGAGCCAGCTGTATGCCAGGCACGTCACGAGCTAGTACGAGTCTGATGAGCTGCAAGGGCAATGAGGCCCCCTGCACCACCGAGGGAACGGCGTCCAGCTGGGTTATTTGCACACTGTCATGGGTACTGCTGCCCTGCCCAGACACACCACAGCCACAGGGACACGTCAGGGCAGCCCCGTGGCCTCACCCCAGCACTCCCTGCTGGCCATGTCCCACCGTCCCCTGCCCTGTGTCACCGCCCCGCACTCACCACTGGCCCCTCAGATGAGCTGCACGGCGCCTGAGGCCACCAGCGGGGCGATGGTCCGGTAGCGGATGAGGTGCTGTGAGCCCTGCTCCAGGTCGATGGTGTACTCCCTGCAGGGACAAGCAGGACGGTGAGCGTCCCCGTGCTGCTGCGACCCACTCCGCGTCTGCGGAGCCACCTCGCTGATGTGCGCCGCACCGGGAAGCGCCCACCTACCTCTGCTCATCCGTCTCTGGCTCAACCAGGATGTTCTCCTGCCGCTCCAACACCCTCAGGAACACAAACGAGTCCAGGTTGGGCTTGGGAACTGCAGACAATGATTCAGAGCACAAGCTCAGCACTCACTCGTGTTCCTCTGCGGGACACCGAGCCGACAGAGGCGCACGAGAGACAGCAAACCTGTGACCAGTAAAGGGAACGCGAAGCACTTCTGATCAGATATGTGCTGCCTCAACGCAGGACAAGACTCGACGTCAGGGGCCAGCACCGTCAAGGGACAGTGACACAGTAATGTCACGATGCTGTCACCACATCATCtttgctcctgccagctgcaggacTGGCCTTTTGCATTTCGTGTTCCCCAGAGCTCTCCTACACCGCTACTGCTATAGCTGTCAGATTACCCTGGATGTACTCACCTGATTTTAGGAGAGACACTTTCTGCAGGTTGGGCGGCATGTGTTTCAGGGCCACATTTTTTAGATAAGTCTCTGTGTTTGCCATGTACCTGAAACAAATCATTGGAGCATTTACTGGTTTAGTCAAACACAGATTTGCAGGGAGAGCACTGAGTCAAAACTGCAGCCAGCGCCAGCTCCCGGTCCCACAGGCACGCGCGGGGGCCTGCCCTCGCAACCAGCTCCGCTACCAGGGGTATTTGATTTCCACAAGGAAACCTCCTGGTAACACCCACGGCTCTTACTGCAAACTGCTGAGAGTCTCAAGATGTGTTCAGCATAACACAGGGGCAAGTTCTATAACGCAgaaaaagggagggagaagCATCCAAAACATACTCACTCTTTAGCAAAGGCGAACTCCTCTGGTGACAGAATGGAAGGCTCCCCTTCGGCTCGTGacttctccttctccagaaCATGGGGAAAAAACTTCTCTATCTGAAATTGGAACAAAACCCCGAAGACTGAAACAGACCTTACCCAGCAGCTCAGCGTCTACAGCGCCCGGTGGCCTCCCCTGTAAGCACACACACCTGAGGCTGTACTTCAGGGCACAGAGCGCGCCTTAACCAGGCGCCTTGCAGAAGCAGGAGGCCGTGTATGGGTAAAAAAACACTCCTGAAGTTGCCCTTTTTAATCCCCCAGGCAGCACTTCAAGCATTTACCTTCACAAGCCTGCACCTCAAGTAGCTGCTGAGCACGTAACGGATCCTTTCAATCTCCATGCGGTGAACGCTGACCTTCAAGTCTCCGCTCTTCGCCCGTTTCAGGTTTGCCtcctgaaaggaaaagcaaagagaaatgaaGTGGCTGGAACGTCAAACGACaagaaacagagaggaagaCAGGTCTCGTGCACAGGGCCCACAAAACGAGACCGCAGCTGTGACACACGGCGCAGTTTCCTTGCATCTCCGTCCCTCCCCCAGACAAGCTCACAGGAGGAACTCAGGACAACTTTTGCTCGGGGACAGAGGGGCTGCCAGCCTGGCAACCCCGGGGGGACCCAAGCGCGTACGTGGCAGGCCAGGCACGCTGGGCCTGCCTGCGCCGCGGCCGTGCCGGACCTACCATGTGGTCCAGCTGCTCCACAACACACTCCACGATCTCGGGtttgctctccagcagctctggcgcaaacttCTCGTTCAGCCAGGCCTGCAAG from Columba livia isolate bColLiv1 breed racing homer chromosome 25, bColLiv1.pat.W.v2, whole genome shotgun sequence includes:
- the GINS4 gene encoding DNA replication complex GINS protein SLD5; its protein translation is MAAAGGQGVGTAADSDGDGEELVLTPAQLIRSLEQAWLNEKFAPELLESKPEIVECVVEQLDHMEANLKRAKSGDLKVSVHRMEIERIRYVLSSYLRCRLVKIEKFFPHVLEKEKSRAEGEPSILSPEEFAFAKEYMANTETYLKNVALKHMPPNLQKVSLLKSVPKPNLDSFVFLRVLERQENILVEPETDEQREYTIDLEQGSQHLIRYRTIAPLVASGAVQLI